In one window of Rhinatrema bivittatum chromosome 10, aRhiBiv1.1, whole genome shotgun sequence DNA:
- the LOC115099998 gene encoding uncharacterized protein LOC115099998 isoform X2 has protein sequence MARNQEKQYGRLNRLWLQRQKEDGHLKEIHQKRPKLSTLHSAAEVKKWIPSIKNEIEYYLEQSQLCHYSECKIQEFQENLEMLRKEYQSYLWRLRRLDPSCKEHPWKPRGYTRKRAAVQALPACSQPGDDTSAKWLCTPVLNSDTKGFSKECEKVVGESSPRPEESSSCAKFNCSSLDLSTQDKPLIFNIKKMHPKHLWLRASSGMCKDTTGTVKEPWDPQSLPGSTSTANIGEKQGQ, from the exons ATGGCTCGGAACCAGGAGAAGCAGTACGGCCGGCTGAACAGGCTGTGGCTACAGAGGCAGAAGGAGG ATGGTCATCTGAAGGAGATACATCAGAAAAGACCCAAactg TCTACTTTACATTCTGCTGCTGAAGTGAAAAAGTGGATCCCAAgtattaaaaatgaaattgagTACTACTTGGAG CAGTCACAGCTGTGCCACTATTCTGAATGCAAAATTCAGGAGTTTCAGGAGAACCTTGAGATGCTCAGAAAAGAGTACCAGAGCTACCTGTGGAGATTACGACGTTTGGACCCCTCCTGTAAAGAGCACCCTTGGAAACCACGGGGGTACACGAGAAAGAGAGCAGCAGTGCAGGCCCTGCCAGCCTGCAGTCAGCCAG GAGATGACACTTCTGCAAAGTGGTTGTGTACCCCCGTTCTGAACAGCGACAcaaaaggcttctctaaagaaTGTGAGAAGGTGGTGGGTGAATCCAGTCCAAGGCCCGAGGAAAGCAGCAGCTGTGCCAAATTCAACTGCTCCAGCCTGGACCTCAGTACTCAAGACAAACCGCTGATCTTTAACATCAAGAAAATGCATCCAAAGCACCTTTGGTTAAGGGCTTCTAGTGGTATGTGTAAAGATACCACTGGGACAGTGAAAGAGCCATGGGATCCTCAGAGCTTACCAGGAAGCACCTCAACAGCA AATATTGGAGAAAAGCAGGGCCAGTGA
- the LOC115099998 gene encoding uncharacterized protein LOC115099998 isoform X3: MARNQEKQYGRLNRLWLQRQKEDGHLKEIHQKRPKLQSQLCHYSECKIQEFQENLEMLRKEYQSYLWRLRRLDPSCKEHPWKPRGYTRKRAAVQALPACSQPGDDTSAKWLCTPVLNSDTKGFSKECEKVVGESSPRPEESSSCAKFNCSSLDLSTQDKPLIFNIKKMHPKHLWLRASSGMCKDTTGTVKEPWDPQSLPGSTSTAVSEVQPTLCSGKAESILGLDCYSSSSGDEV, translated from the exons ATGGCTCGGAACCAGGAGAAGCAGTACGGCCGGCTGAACAGGCTGTGGCTACAGAGGCAGAAGGAGG ATGGTCATCTGAAGGAGATACATCAGAAAAGACCCAAactg CAGTCACAGCTGTGCCACTATTCTGAATGCAAAATTCAGGAGTTTCAGGAGAACCTTGAGATGCTCAGAAAAGAGTACCAGAGCTACCTGTGGAGATTACGACGTTTGGACCCCTCCTGTAAAGAGCACCCTTGGAAACCACGGGGGTACACGAGAAAGAGAGCAGCAGTGCAGGCCCTGCCAGCCTGCAGTCAGCCAG GAGATGACACTTCTGCAAAGTGGTTGTGTACCCCCGTTCTGAACAGCGACAcaaaaggcttctctaaagaaTGTGAGAAGGTGGTGGGTGAATCCAGTCCAAGGCCCGAGGAAAGCAGCAGCTGTGCCAAATTCAACTGCTCCAGCCTGGACCTCAGTACTCAAGACAAACCGCTGATCTTTAACATCAAGAAAATGCATCCAAAGCACCTTTGGTTAAGGGCTTCTAGTGGTATGTGTAAAGATACCACTGGGACAGTGAAAGAGCCATGGGATCCTCAGAGCTTACCAGGAAGCACCTCAACAGCAGTAAGTGAAGTGCAGCCAACATTGTGTAGTGGGAAGGCAGAAAGTATCTTGGGCTTAGACTGCTATTCCTCCTCTTCAGGTGATGAAGTATAG
- the LOC115099998 gene encoding uncharacterized protein LOC115099998 isoform X1, with amino-acid sequence MARNQEKQYGRLNRLWLQRQKEDGHLKEIHQKRPKLSTLHSAAEVKKWIPSIKNEIEYYLEQSQLCHYSECKIQEFQENLEMLRKEYQSYLWRLRRLDPSCKEHPWKPRGYTRKRAAVQALPACSQPGDDTSAKWLCTPVLNSDTKGFSKECEKVVGESSPRPEESSSCAKFNCSSLDLSTQDKPLIFNIKKMHPKHLWLRASSGMCKDTTGTVKEPWDPQSLPGSTSTAVSEVQPTLCSGKAESILGLDCYSSSSGDEV; translated from the exons ATGGCTCGGAACCAGGAGAAGCAGTACGGCCGGCTGAACAGGCTGTGGCTACAGAGGCAGAAGGAGG ATGGTCATCTGAAGGAGATACATCAGAAAAGACCCAAactg TCTACTTTACATTCTGCTGCTGAAGTGAAAAAGTGGATCCCAAgtattaaaaatgaaattgagTACTACTTGGAG CAGTCACAGCTGTGCCACTATTCTGAATGCAAAATTCAGGAGTTTCAGGAGAACCTTGAGATGCTCAGAAAAGAGTACCAGAGCTACCTGTGGAGATTACGACGTTTGGACCCCTCCTGTAAAGAGCACCCTTGGAAACCACGGGGGTACACGAGAAAGAGAGCAGCAGTGCAGGCCCTGCCAGCCTGCAGTCAGCCAG GAGATGACACTTCTGCAAAGTGGTTGTGTACCCCCGTTCTGAACAGCGACAcaaaaggcttctctaaagaaTGTGAGAAGGTGGTGGGTGAATCCAGTCCAAGGCCCGAGGAAAGCAGCAGCTGTGCCAAATTCAACTGCTCCAGCCTGGACCTCAGTACTCAAGACAAACCGCTGATCTTTAACATCAAGAAAATGCATCCAAAGCACCTTTGGTTAAGGGCTTCTAGTGGTATGTGTAAAGATACCACTGGGACAGTGAAAGAGCCATGGGATCCTCAGAGCTTACCAGGAAGCACCTCAACAGCAGTAAGTGAAGTGCAGCCAACATTGTGTAGTGGGAAGGCAGAAAGTATCTTGGGCTTAGACTGCTATTCCTCCTCTTCAGGTGATGAAGTATAG